The genomic DNA taaaagtaaggaattattattattattattattacatgcACTCATAAAAGTAAAAGTGCTTGACAATGCCATAGAGGAGCCAGTTGACTAACATCTGCATAACCTTTCTGTTTTAAAGGTTCTTTTTAGTGATAAaagattttttagattatgCAAGAATGgagaaattgttattttaagaACCCTTAACATaaaggttctttgaggaaccagaAATGGTGCTTATAGCATCGCTGTAGAAACGAGTGTGTACTTAATAAAATCTTCAAAAAGGTATTATTTAAACTTAACTTATAGGTCTGAAGATGAATCTGTAAAAATGGATTTCAACAACAACTCTGTGGAAACCCACATACAGTTTAATCATATTTAACAAACAATATAGCCTGACATTGTCATACTCAactctagtcagaatttgagtctgataccgctccattgagctaaaattatgaggcgtgtctcaaccgaaaaatgcctctccactcaattggatagacctacgaccaataaGCAAtaagcaacggagtgtgtgacgtatgttgaaatgtcgtcttttgcagcctgaccgaactgcttgttatttcgctacaatgacactaacatcattgtgattatactatgtctgagttagcgaacgtacatcaacacctactatgtttactacatttcatttatatcacaacattaagtatttactaagtcatacagtaagactatctcttaccatttgtacgttaggtgaacttcatccacgacgatagctacccattacgttggcttgaaaaatattggagcctagcatgtccctccacttattcagcagtcacgatttcgggcttccgaaaagaagctggcaacgaccgctaattatatccatctcgtcgtgcacgccgagttgcatcgccgtgacactcatttcagttgcttctttaaaggcggagtccacgatgtttgaaaaacggtttggaaaaggagacgggccgactaccaaaacacacttatagccaatcaaatcaaatcaaaaggTCCCGAAACAGAAGGTCctgattctattggggtaggggcgtgtttgtttaggtgatttcaaatatcaacattggctttcaaacatcatggactccgcctttaactttgtcctccataaaTACGACCAACTTTTGCagaatcccgtaggaaggacggcaaaaacataaacaaatgcctcgatcacgtttctctgttcctctttttaaatcaatgctctttcgatatcttttagaacagactcaatgtcagaatccacacatctgaattcaccagcggcagccatttcattgtaaacagattgaacacacgtgctctttggtgacgtggttgatacgttactgttgatcatctgtccatcatcgtataaagcctgccctcacaatttgattcgtcgaccagctttgggactcgcatagtagctcctcaacggaaaaacgccagaccgatcttcccgtttttcaaaatgtggtgggcggggctaagatcggctggcacccaatATGACTTCTGAGGTTAAATTTGGCAATTACACCCTGTAAAGCTGGTTGAACCAAAACTTGTTTTCAGATTCATTAAAATTAGGCAATACCCTCATATGACTTACAATCACTGTCTGAGTCTCTCAAGATGCATTTGTCTGTGATATAAACTACAGTACtctgtttatatattttgtttcagCAGAACAACACAAGCAAACTGTGGCACAAACTTAACTTCCAGACGTTCCGCATAGATGAATGACAAGAGTCCTTCTACGGTAGATTATTGGCTTGAACAGAAACTTCTCTATAGTTTTGAATGCAAgctaaaaagtttaaaaaaatatacagaaGAGAAATCAAACACCCAAAAAGTCAATCTAGATAAGCTTATTAACTGTGACTTGGCATACAGAGGCTTGATCTTGTTAACCAGTACAACACTATTTACAAAGTTGTGCTTTCACTTTGGTTTCTGTTAAGTGAAAGCACTATTATAATGAATGGATTCTTGCTCTTTCAcaatttatgaaaatataaaaaaaaaaaacagcaaaacatCCTAAGCAGTTTGATGTTCTAGATTTATAGGGCATGAAATatgaaatcaaaacatttgcattttctGTGCATTTCTCTTTTGGGTGTTTGACTGAATGCGAGACTATTTACACATTCTGTAAAGACATGCGACATGAGAAAGTGATGTGATGTGTAATGTAATTGAAATCTATATAAGAAGTCATCTAACAGATGTGTCTGGGAGGCACTGAATTCCAGGCACTTAATTCTGAAACTAGTTTGGGTTTTCAGCTCCAAGacctacagaaaaaaattgtatattaaGTACACGATGACCATTAAGAGTGCATGTTTACAACTGACTTAACAGAGACAATTTTatgaaactttttgttttcCATTCAAACAAATAGAAGAAAAGAAATTACAACAGTTGATTGTATCTGCATTTAAATccataaatgtttattacaTACATTGTACATAATAGCTATATCTCACCCGACTCTCTTAGTCTCTTTCGATTGATTCGATCAGCTATGTTACCCAAATACTTCTTTATTTCAGCTTGACTGTTTTCTCTTGTTATATTTCTATTGAAAGCAGCATCTGAAAGTGTCAAGTCACAGTTAAAGAGACTGAATGGAAAGTGAAGGAAAATATGAATTAATCCTAATGTTTTAAGTGTAGTGTTTCTGCAATGATTTTACCTTGTATTACATCTGCTAAAGCAAGACTAGAGGGGGGTCTTTTATCACATCTCCCCTGCCAGTTGAACTTTACAGCCAAATCATCTATTAGGACGCCCTGCATTATATTCTTAACCACATATTTTGGCCCAAACCCTCCAAGCCCTGACAGATATTTAATCTGtgaagaaaataaaatattatttattattatttcaaagCTTTATTGAGGAgttatatttattcaaatgcACTGTTTAGGCGGATTGTTTTCtacattttaatggactattTTGTCTGAGTAAGAAAAAGTCTGAGTCTCAAAAAAACATAGTTTACCCCAAATGCAAATTGTGTCGTCATTTACTTAATATAACATTGTTCCAAAATCTGTAGGACTTACAACACTAGAAAGCTTTGCTGGCACTGTTTTCTGTACAATGAAAGTGAATAGGCACTGAAGCATCAATCACTTACACTGTACCAAACATATATTGTGTTTTAAGTCATGGGTTGGACCAACATGAAGTTGTGTTAATGATGGCAGAATGTTCagttataaaaaacaaatattttgacaatttatttatttgtttggtaTGTTGTGTAATAATAAAGACTGTACAATAATCTGGTAATAAACCTATTTAAGGTGATATAGGTGATTGTATGGTTGTATTAAGATTACGCCACACTATTGCAAGAATTTTCTTTATACATTGTGGACTCACATATTTTTTGCGCATTGCTGCATTGCGAAGCTCTTGTTCAGTCCTCTCCACATCTTCAAGGGTTTTAAGAGGTAGATTTAGgttgcatttaattttaggttGCGTGCTTGTGCTGGTGGGTGCTGGATCAGAAACTGGACtgtctttttttaatagttGCTTTAACATGGTAGAGTTTTCATTAACTTTGCTCTTGATTTCTTTCAGCATTTGAAGAATCTCTTCATTGTCTGTGTTAAATAAattgaaattattaaaaaaaattatatttttatctcATTACTCACAATAAAATGACTGGACTGACCATCAGCTGGCATTCTGGATATGGATGGTACTAATGGTGAATTAAACATATTTCTGGTCATTTCTTGAGGATTTTCAAGTTTTGGTCTTTTTATGATTCCAGTGATGCTGGAAAGAAGCATTCAAATAGAAcgacatttgtttttgttttttttaatcataaaaatattaaaaattttaatagcCTAGGTGAAATCTTTTAAAGGAATTATTTATTGGATGTGTATGTTTATTACATACTGGTATGCTTGTATAATTGCATCTCTCGCCTTCTGAGCCTCTTCCCAAGTGCCTACAacaacagaaagattttattatTTCAGTGCCAAAAAAGCAGATAAggtgactttaaaaaaaaatttaagacaGAGTAATTATGAATATAGTTAAACAATCAGTGATAAccaaaaatttttattttgtcagTTCAGAGTTGTGATGTACAGTAAGTTTTTCAGTATTAATTAAGATAGGTCACCATTTTCATGAGTTATTGAAAATGCTagattattttcaacccaaagtTGGGTCAAAAAAGAACAAAACCAATTTGTTGTGTTGTAATTTAACATATGGGTAGTTTCAAACCATTGGTGggtcaaaaataaacatttgggGGTTAACTGTACCCAACAACTGGTTTTGTCCCTTACTGATCAAACAATAGATTCAACTTTTAGATTAATTTGTTGCATGAATTAATAATGTTGCTCTTAATACATTATACATTAAACGCAAAAAACGCTGGGGGTGTTTTACCCCATTGATTTACAAACCACTGGCtctgtccatattttacccaaccatgggttgtaAACTACCCAGCAGCAATGAGTGAACTTGTAGGATTTAAACGTCTCAGTTACGTTTGTAACCCTCGTTCCGCGAAAGAAGGGAATGGAGTGCCTATTGGTCGATCATGACGTAACGTCGTAGTGactgactgaaagggaacagtAATGTTACAATAGTACTTGTTACCATGTTCTCCTTGAAAGTGAATGTTTAACATCTCCCATGGATTTCCTGCTGTTGAAGGCTCAATTCTGTTCATAAGAGCTTCTTTACATTTCTCTGGTGATTTGAATGGTGGCCAAAAACATCGGGTCTTGGCTAGGGTCAACCAGTTTGATGCTGCCACCATCACTTCATGTGAATCTTGCAAGACAACAACTGCATACATGGCCTGTCTACTGTAAGTAAAGAAAAAATCAAATGCATTTACGGTACATTGGAACACACAAAcacggggttaattgtaacatggACCTTTTACAAAGTTACACAGGGTCGACCAAtttttgcttttggtctttttctctcaCTGTCAGAAACTGATCTCTTGCAAATTTGGGGAAAAGGTTGATGTGTTTTCGTTAAAACTAGACAAGGAGTGTTTAAGAAGCTTGTTTATTCCATTTCTGAGTTAAagtaagggcgcactcacactatccaaaccaaaccgcgctcgggcgtgtttgacccccaaagcctggtttgtttgacaagtgtgatcgctctgttccgcgcccgggcgcggattggttaatcgcgccacggccgggttgcagaggtgggccggagcgcggttcacttgggctcaggcgcggaaggctgtggtgtgagcgcattcgcgcctgagcgcgattcaaaaggtgaagacgtcagttgcgcgaccactcaccttcatctgcctccgtaTAACCatttgatgcgcgcagcggggttacgtgaatgtccgagctgcgcgcgtgacagatcaactaagcaatatgatgacatgtgagagggctgtctgtaatcgcgcaccaaacgactccgggcaaaaaacacagactgatcattacggtgggttccagtgttaagggagagctttacttcctgcttttttcaaaacaaacgcatcttaatgacgaaagcgcgcccggactcggatcgataaaaagtacagtgtgagtgcgtgcaccatGGGGGagaagggaggggtgacaatcgcgctggggcatggtttggtttggtttggataatgtgagtgcgccctaagtgTAATGATTGGGGCCAGACAGGCAAGCACGAGGAACTCAGAGGTAGCCATCTTGGCTGTGGCAGGGAGCACAGGAAACTCATGAGCGGGGAGCTCTGGAGCAGACTCATGGACCGAAGCAGCCTCTGGAGTGGACTCATTTTTAAAAGCTGTTGCATCTGCCTTGGAAGGGGTAGAAGTGCAGTGAGAAGCCCAAACAAACACAGGCAGCACCGATTACAGTGGTGAAACATTGGACTTGGGGGCTTTGGCGTGGACGTTGCCACAAACACTGGGCTCGCGATCCTCAATGTCAGGCATGCTGAAGTCTATGATCAGCCAAGCTCGGACATTGCCTACTTATTGCCACCCCTCCAAAAAACTTTTAGGAGTAATGTCCTCCTTGACCTCCCCCACTGTGAACGGGGAACAGACTATAAACAAAGAatgaaaatcattcaaaaattGGAAAAATCAGTGAGGTAAGCAATGTCCTAAAAGTCTCAGGTGTTGTCCTTAAGGGGGCAATTATCATAATGCAGGCAAATCAGTTTAACTGCTGGATGTGTTGTGGTCAGTCGTTTTGTAATGATTGGGGCACAGACGGCAAGCAAAGGAGCATGATGTGAAACAGATCCACACGCAATATtggtttattttaataatctaCAGGGTAAATTACACAAGAAAACCAGTAAAAAACCACAAATGACAAAACTGAGTACCAGGTAATCCAGGGCATGATCAAACATGTTACACATAAACAACAACTGACAACTAAAGACACGCAGGGCTATAAACACTCAGTGAAAACTACTGAACCACAGAATCTCTATGGCAACAAACAGGGAGATGAGTATGGCCTAAATTAATATCAATTGTAACAAACAAGGGAGCCTCAAGTATAAACATCTGAATGTATACATCTGTATGTATTGATCCATAATACGCCTTATTAAGTCCtccgccatgttgattccaAAACGAGGCTGTGAGGGATGGACGTCCAGAGcgtgtgttttaaacattgttttgtaCTAGGATTCTGGTTCATTCAGCCATCAAATTTCCACAGGACAAAGAACTTCAGGAAACAATTAGATGGGACATATGACCTAATTTCAGATGAGAATAGCGCATTGtgtacatattatctgttctggaTATTAGCCTGTTTCGCTAATTTGTCATGTTGTAAGCaaatttacttttctttaaaacaccaaTATAGTCCTATAACTATAAGGGCATATCTCCAGTTTGTTGTGTTTGCAGAAGAGTTATGCTTGCGGTAAGGCTCTGGAATGTGTACCGTTTTCATTATTGATTCTGCTATAAGCCTAAACTATATGTATTATGATTTTATACTTGCTCAACCGGTTTAAGCTTAGCGAGTCAAAACTTAGTGTTCTTGATAAGTATGCAATTAAAGAGAGATGAATGTGTGAACTTAGTTTCTGAATTTCAATTTTAAGTGCTGTGGGAAATAAGAGTGCATGAGTTCAGGTCCAATAACATTTGAATTTAAACTCTAAAATTGTACTGTAATCAGAAGATTACAGTGGCACCTATATTTAAGATCTAAAACATCAACTTGAATCGACATTCACAGAACTTTTCAGTGGCACAAAAGGATTTTAAAAGTTGAAAGGATTCTGCAGACTTATAACAAAGTAAGAAAGAAACGGGTCTTTTATAAACTATTGACTAAAAGACTATTTTAACCCAACAGTATATGTGCCATTTCTTAATATAAGAGCGTAAACAAATAGCTAAAATGAAAAATGTCCAAATGTCCACTTTGGATGAAACAGactactaaaaaaaaaaaaaattctatttaAATCTatagtgttataaaaataaaaaaacaatttgatgtttgttttgaaTTTACCTCAAATTAACACGTGATATTATACTTCATATgtactaaaaaaaatctttaaaaggGCATTATTTACActtaggggagagcggggtatgttgtcacacttttcacactgtctaacatttac from Misgurnus anguillicaudatus chromosome 20, ASM2758022v2, whole genome shotgun sequence includes the following:
- the LOC129412684 gene encoding uncharacterized protein, giving the protein MYAVVVLQDSHEVMVAASNWLTLAKTRCFWPPFKSPEKCKEALMNRIEPSTAGNPWEMLNIHFQGEHGTWEEAQKARDAIIQAYHITGIIKRPKLENPQEMTRNMFNSPLVPSISRMPADDNEEILQMLKEIKSKVNENSTMLKQLLKKDSPVSDPAPTSTSTQPKIKCNLNLPLKTLEDVERTEQELRNAAMRKKYIKYLSGLGGFGPKYVVKNIMQGVLIDDLAVKFNWQGRCDKRPPSSLALADVIQDAAFNRNITRENSQAEIKKYLGNIADRINRKRLRESGLGAENPN